From Vigna unguiculata cultivar IT97K-499-35 chromosome 5, ASM411807v1, whole genome shotgun sequence, the proteins below share one genomic window:
- the LOC114184738 gene encoding protein DETOXIFICATION 49-like, giving the protein MSELSSSSTSTLGECNEGHPHMHTTKIQDPDMLSLLIPKTPTTFEKNQKPQESTHFSLALNEAKSIANTALPMVLTGLLLYSRSVISMLFLGRAGELALAGGSLAIGFANITGYSILSGLAMGMEPICGQAFGAKRFKLLGFAMQRTIVLLLLTSIFISFLWLNMKKILLLCGQQEDIATQAQSFILYSLPDLVAQSLLHPLRIYLRSQSITLPLTYTASLSILLHVPINYLLVSVFKLGIKGIALGAVWTNFNLVFSLILYIWVSQIYKKTWTPISLKAIFCGWKALLNLAIPSCISVCLEWWWYEIMILLCGLPKTSQLPLFY; this is encoded by the exons ATGTCTGAGTTATCATCATCATCTACCTCCACTTTGGGTGAGTGCAATGAGGGCCATCCACACATGCACACGACCAAAATTCAGGACCCAGACATGTTATCCCTTTTGATCCCCAAAACCCCAACAACATTCGAAAAAAACCAAAAGCCCCAAGAAAGCACCCATTTTTCACTGGCCTTAAACGAGGCCAAAAGCATAGCAAACACAGCATTACCCATGGTGCTCACAGGTCTATTACTCTACTCTCGCTCCGTCATCTCTATGTTGTTCCTCGGTCGTGCCGGTGAGCTCGCCTTAGCCGGTGGTTCTCTCGCCATTGGATTCGCCAACATCACAGGTTACTCTATTCTCTCTGGCCTCGCCATGGGGATGGAACCCATCTGCGGCCAGGCTTTTGGGGCCAAACGTTTCAAACTTCTGGGCTTCGCCATGCAGAGAACcattgttcttcttcttttaacTTCAATTTTCATATCATTCTTGTGGCTCAACATGAAGAAGATATTGCTCCTCTGTGGCCAACAAGAAGACATCGCCACCCAAGCTCAATCCTTCATACTCTACTCTCTCCCTGATCTTGTTGCACAATCATTGCTACACCCTCTTCGAATCTACTTGCGAAGTCAATCCATAACCCTCCCTCTCACATACACCGCCTCTCTCTCTATTCTCCTTCACGTCCCCATCAACTACCTCCTCGTCTCTGTGTTCAAACTTGGAATCAAAGGCATCGCTTTAGGCGCTGTTTGGACCAATTTCAACCTTGTCTTTTCGCTGATTCTCTACATCTGGGTATCCCAGATATACAAAAAAACATGGACCCCTATTTCCTTGAAGGCTATCTTCTGCGGTTGGAAGGCGCTTCTGAATCTGGCAATCCCGAGTTGCATTTCCGTTTGCCTGGAATGGTGGTGGTACGAAATCATGATTTTACTGTGCgggtt ACCAAAGACAAGTCAGTTACCCCTATTCTActag
- the LOC114184739 gene encoding aluminum-activated malate transporter 8-like — protein sequence MQCVLVVAGKMVETGGSTLRSTVFHDHSVWAVLTVVLVQDFYVGATLGKVLNRVLATAFAGGLAVAVSKIASFSVDVGKLVTWVFESFVESLYKSSENKLLIVAGVRLLMIIFGSFIALMVNICIHPVWIGQELQNQISSNVVKLDTAEAEDDDPFLSILSSKTSEETMAFWARWEPCHGSFRFRHPWKQYLKIGDKIRSCACRIQALSVSHLTPYEIRSRIEEQCKNMMVESGKALRESSFMLNLMVKSAMPNLHVTNAESATESLKSLLRANPWEGGDLVEILPAITVASHLIHIVLCVKEICEAVEELANLANFEPSEIFHRGTVQSTSDNDGTVAVITESPYDA from the exons ATGCAATGCGTATTGGTTGTTGCAGGAAAGATGGTGGAGACCGGAGGAAGCACTC TTCGTTCCACTGTTTTTCATGACCACTCAGTGTGGGCCGTTCTCACTGTCGTTCTTGTCCAGGACTTTTATGTGG GTGCAACACTCGGAAAAGTTTTGAACAGGGTGTTGGCAACGGCGTTTGCTGGTGGTCTTGCGGTTGCAGTCAGTAAAATAGCAAGTTTTTCTGTAGATGTGGGAAAGCTCGTAACCTGGGTCTTTGAATCTTTCGTAG AATCTCTTTATAAGAGTAGCGAGAATAAACTGTTAATTGTTGCAGGAGTGAGGTTATTAATGATCATATTTGGGAGTTTTATTGCtcttatggtaaatatttgtatacacCCCGTTTGGATCGGCCAGGaacttcaaaatcaaatttcttcCAATGTCGTAAAGCTC GATACAGCAGAAGCTGAGGATGATGACCCATTTCTAAGTATACTCTCTTCAAAGACTAGTGAAGAAACAATG GCTTTTTGGGCAAGATGGGAACCTTGTCATGGCAGCTTCAGGTTCCGCCATCCATGGAAGCAATACTTGAAGATTGGAGACAAGATTCGGTCGTGTGCTTGCAGAATTCAAGCTCTCAGTGTCTCTCATCTA ACCCCATATGAAATTCGAAGCAGGATTGAAGAGCAATGCAAAAACATGATGGTTGAATCTGGGAAGGCCCTTAGGGAATCATCATTTATGCTTAATCTGATGGTTAAGTCAGCAATGCCAAATCTCCATGTGACGAATGCCGAAAGTGCTACTGAATCTCTTAAATCTCTTCTGAGAGCAAACCCGTGGGAAGGTGGTGATTTAGTGGAGATACTACCGGCCATTACAGTGGCATCACATCTAATTCATATAGTTTTGTGTGTTAAGGAAATTTGTGAAGCTGTTGAGGAACTTGCAAACCTTGCAAATTTTGAGCCTTCCGAGATATTCCATCGAGGAACAGTGCAATCTACTTCTGATAATGATGGTACGGTTGCTGTGATTACTGAAAGCCCATATGATGCATGA
- the LOC114184740 gene encoding aluminum-activated malate transporter 2-like — protein MENPGCTCTWRTMYEKPRTMLVNFTNMVVKLGKDDPRRIIHSFKFGFALVLISILQYFRPSFYVLGDNIMWAVITVVLVLEFSVGATLGKGLNRVLATAFAGGLAVALRTIASFFGDKGQAFDFTAGTVSFMRFSPRLKAKYEYGMIIFILTFCLVALSESSENELLEVAQERLLTIIIGTCIAITVCICVCPVWIGQDLHNQIASNVVKIADFLEGFRDEYFNNLENTAEEVEEDDKSFLHKYESILSSKINEETMAVLARWEPRHGRFRFRHPWKQYLKIGNQIRLCAYKIKALSVLLLRSDQD, from the exons ATGGAGAACCCAGGTTGCACTTGTACATGGCGAACCATGTACGAGAAACCACGAACCATGTTAGTTAACTTCACAAACATGGTTGTAAAACTCGGAAAAGATGACCCCAGAAGGATTATTCACTCCTTTAAGTTCGGATTCGCACTGGTATTAATCTCTATTTTGCAGTATTTTCGTCCCTCCTTCTATGTTCTTGGTGACAACATAATGTGGGCCGTTATCACTGTCGTTCTTGTCCTAGAATTTTCCGTGG GTGCAACGCTCGGAAAAGGTTTAAACAGGGTGTTGGCAACGGCGTTTGCCGGTGGTCTTGCCGTTGCTCTCCGCACAATAGCGAGTTTTTTTGGAGATAAGGGACAG GCGTTTGATTTCACAGCTGGAACGGTGTCGTTTATGAGATTTTCCCCGCGACTGAAAGCGAAGTATGAATATGGGatgattattttcattttgacctTTTGTTTAGTCGCTCTTTCTGAGAGCAGTGAGAATGAACTGTTGGAAGTTGCACAAGAGAGGTTATTAACGATCATAATTGGGACTTGCATTGCTATTACGGTTTGTATTTGTGTATGCCCCGTTTGGATTGGACAGGATCTTCACAATCAAATTGCTTCCAATGTTGTAAAAATCGCCGACTTTTTGGAAG GATTTAGAGATGAATACTTCAACAATTTAGAGAACACAGCAGAAGAAGTCGAGGAGGATGATAAGTCATTTCTCcacaaatatgaaagtatcctatcttcaaaaattaatgaagaaacaatg GCTGTTTTGGCGAGATGGGAACCTCGTCATGGCAGGTTCAGATTTCGCCATCCCTGGAAGCAATACTTGAAGATCGGAAACCAAATTCGGTTGTGTGCTTACAAAATTAAAGCTCTCAGTGTCCTCCTCCTTCGTTCTGATCAA GATTGA
- the LOC114183251 gene encoding aluminum-activated malate transporter 8-like encodes MAKPAMPNLHVANAKNASESLKSVLRTNPWEGADHLQIIPAATVASLLIDVVFRVEKICEAVEELANLAKFEPSELLHRGTVQPISDSDGAVHVITIAE; translated from the coding sequence ATGGCAAAGCCAGCAATGCCGAATCTCCATGTGGCGAATGCCAAAAATGCTTCTGAATCTCTCAAATCGGTTCTGAGAACAAATCCGTGGGAAGGAGCTGATCATCTGCAGATAATACCGGCGGCTACAGTGGCATCACTTCTAATTGATGTAGTTTTCCGTGTGGAGAAAATTTGTGAAGCTGTTGAAGAACTTGCAAATCTTGCAAAGTTTGAACCCTCAGAGTTACTCCACCGAGGAACAGTGCAACCTATTTCTGATAGTGATGGTGCGGTTCATGTCATCACCATTGCTGAATGA
- the LOC114185592 gene encoding histone deacetylase 8, with protein MGDAGAGAGVKIDVFWDEGMLKHDTGIGVFDTGMEIGFLEVLEKHPENSDRVRNMVSILKKGPIAPYISWNSGRSALISELLSFHTPEYVNELLDADKEGGKEICAGTFLNPGSWDAALLAAGTTLSAMKHLLDGHGKVAYALVRPPGHHAQPSQADGYCFFNNAGLAVQLALDSGCKKVAVIDIDVHYGNGTAEGFYRSNKVLTISLHMNHGSWGPSHPQSGSVDELGEGEGYGYNLNLPLPNGTGNKGYIYAFNELVVPSIQKFGPDMIVLVAGQDSSAFDPNGRQCLTMEGYREIGRIVHDLAKSESDGRLLIVQEGGYHVTYSAYCLHATLEGILNLPITLLSDALGGYPEDETFSVKVIEAIKNYQKDKVPFWRNS; from the exons ATGGGTGATGCAGGTGCAGGTGCAGGTGTGAAAATTGACGTGTTCTGGGACGAAGGAATGTTGAAGCACGATACTGGAATTGGTGTATTTGACACGGGAATGGAAATAGGGTTCTTAGAGGTGTTGGAGAAGCACCCTGAAAATTCCGACAGAGTTCGGAACATGGTTTCTATTCTGAAAAAGGGTCCAATCGCTCCTTACATTTCTTGGAACTCTGGTAGATCCGCTCTCATCTCTGAGCTTCTTTCCTTTCACACTCCTG AATACGTAAATGAACTCTTAGACGCTGATAAAGAAGGGGGAAAGGAAATTTGTGCTGGGACATTCTTGAACCCCGGATCATGGGATGCTGCACTTCTTGCTGCTGGGACTACACTTTCTGCAATGAAGCATTTACTGGATGGCCATGGAAAAGTTGCTTATGCCTTGGTTAGGCCCCCTGGTCACCATGCTCAACCTTCTCAGGCTGATGGCTACTGTTTCTTTAACAATGCAGGTCTAGCAGTGCAATTGGCTCTAGATTCTGGGTGCAAGAAGGTTGCAGTTATAGATATTGATGTTCATTATGGAAATGGCACAGCAGAGGGGTTTTATAGATCTAATAAGGTTCTTACCATCTCTCTTCATATGAATCATGGATCATGGGGTCCATCTCATCCCCAAAGTGGATCGGTTGATGAGCTGGGCGAAGGAGAAGGTTATGGCTATAACTTGAACTTACCTCTACCAAATGGAACTGGGAACAAGGGATATATATATGCCTTCAATGAGTTGGTTGTTCCATCAATTCAAAAGTTTGGACCTGATATGATAGTTTTGGTTGCTGGGCAAGACTCCAGTGCA TTTGATCCCAACGGAAGACAGTGCTTAACAATGGAGGGCTATAGAGAAATTGGACGGATTGTTCATGATCTTGCGAAAAGTGAGAGTGATGGGCGGCTTCTAATTGTGCAGGAAGGTGGATATCATGTTACATATTCTGCATATTGTTTGCATGCAACACTTGAGGGGATTCTCAACCTTCCAATCACTCTACTATCAGACGCTCTAGGAGGGTACCCAGAGGACGAGACATTTTCAGTCAAAGTTATAGAAGCCATTAAGAATTATCAGAAAGATAAAGTGCCCTTCTGGAGAAACTCGTAA